A section of the Methanoregula formicica SMSP genome encodes:
- a CDS encoding nucleotidyltransferase domain-containing protein — MTNARQAKKNTGKRKASGIDGDLGTITAAVLREIEGVEAISLFGSLARGDADTGAIMLLQPLWAVCRRHIPNQSPQ, encoded by the coding sequence ATGACAAACGCCAGGCAGGCAAAAAAGAATACCGGGAAACGAAAGGCTTCCGGTATCGATGGCGATCTCGGAACAATCACCGCAGCCGTACTACGGGAGATTGAAGGTGTCGAAGCAATCTCCCTCTTCGGGAGCCTGGCCCGGGGGGATGCGGATACCGGAGCGATTATGCTATTGCAGCCGTTGTGGGCAGTGTGCCGGAGGCATATACCGAATCAGTCGCCGCAGTGA